In a single window of the Gossypium hirsutum isolate 1008001.06 chromosome D02, Gossypium_hirsutum_v2.1, whole genome shotgun sequence genome:
- the LOC107910599 gene encoding uncharacterized protein isoform X3: MENKEDEGFCHSLSRKELQSLCKKYGLPANRSHSDMAKSLASYLENQRLVSMTSGERLYGIQEAGHPLSLKLQLQPGASLNTLRDAGKDHYGLISCPLDRCNGGNYSQAVQCNALGCCTGDKFYHKDGGGGGSILFQQRPHSHFVSQYDDSGFKNKEFQTISSNRDCLSLSRDRRMNDMPQIGHEDTGVAACFDGPFFPSSINTSTVSPPSFQFHVSSEEGINLYVDLNSNPSEWIEKLKSEVSICQDMSHCKSKTSPKELGRFGESSKQMERSFQLNVDTGEMKDDFIHSGLPPNLIIKETSSLQFDHPDGDNGSFDSAVMVPCGRAVDLSEHLEGDRGLTLVRAHPDSQEQIISAIAPCAKDRCLVAPNSNINSLREKLGGDAALNISNGPLSLLRKENEICENSTPQSSCHLVSSGRMVPGCQPDGSLLMQKPEDVVHQKDALYSPGDNGEFVDLVDPKHKFYADQGGLAGSTDLNQGTFRTRLPTLVEEQDKSKINNWGESSECSQDELFENCRGLDNVESNGLGKKRACIDGDKNDCSMLDAKILRSTKHLIKVLPRRSMRLISK, encoded by the exons ATGGAAAACAAGGAAGATGAGGGTTTTTGTCATAGCCTTTCTAGGAAAGAGCTTCAAAGTTTGTGTAAGAAGTATGGTTTACCGGCTAACAGATCCCATTCTGATATGGCTAAATCATTGGCATCTTATCTAGAG AACCAGAGATTGGTTTCAATGACATCGGGGGAAAGATTATATGGAATTCAAGAGGCTGGACATCCTTTGTCCCTGAAACTACAACTGCAACCTGGAGCATCATTAAACACTTTAAGGGATGCTGGAAAAG ATCACTATGGACTCATCTCTTGTCCCCTAGACAGGTGTAATGGAGGGAACTATTCTCAAGCTGTTCAATGTAATGCATTGGGTTGTTGCACAGGGGATAAATTTTATCATAAG GACGGTGGTGGTGGTGGCTCTATTTTGTTCCAGCAAAGACCACATTCTCATTTTGTTAGTCAGTATGATGACAGTGGTTTTAAGAATAAAGAGTTCCAAACTATAAGCTCCAATAGAGATTGTTTGAGTCTCTCGAGAGATAGAAGGATGAATGATATGCCTCAAATTGGACATGAAGACACGGGTGTTGCTGCATGTTTTGATGGgcctttctttccttcttccaTAAACACTTCAACTGTTTCCCCCCCTTCTTTTCAGTTTCATGTCAGTTCAGAAGAGGGGATCAACCTTTATGTTGATTTAAATTCAAACCCATCAGAGTGGATTGAGAAGCTGAAAAGTGAGGTTTCAATATGCCAGGACATGTCCCATTGCAAGTCTAAGACTTCTCCTAAGGAGCTTGGGCGCTTTGGGGAAAGTAGTAAACAGATGGAGAGATCTTTTCAGTTGAATGTAGATACTGGGGAAATGAAAGATGACTTTATACACTCTGGATTACCCCCAAATTTGATCATAAAAGAAACAAGTTCATTGCAGTTTGATCATCCTGATGGAGATAATGGATCCTTTGACTCAGCTGTAATGGTACCATGTGGCAGAGCTGTAGATTTGTCAGAGCATTTAGAAGGAGATCGAGGACTGACCTTAGTTAGAGCTCATCCTGATTCTCAGGAGCAAATAATTTCTGCTATTGCACCATGTGCTAAAGATAGGTGTTTGGTAGCCcctaattcaaatattaattctCTTAGGGAGAAGTTAGGTGGTGATGCTgcattaaatatatcaaatggtccTCTGAGTCTTCTGAGGAAggaaaatgaaatatgtgaaaattctACCCCACAAAGCAGTTGTCATCTTGTAAGTTCTGGTCGAATGGTTCCTGGATGCCAGCCAGATGGTTCATTACTGATGCAAAAGCCTGAAGATGTGGTTCACCAGAAAGATGCATTATATTCGCCTGGTGATAATGGTGAATTTGTGGATTTAGTTGATCCAAAGCATAAGTTTTATGCAGACCAAGGTGGGCTAGCAGGCTCAACTGATCTCAATCAAGGGACTTTTAGGACCCGACTGCCTACATTAGTTGAAGAACAG GATAAGAGCAAAATTAATAATTGGGGAGAGAGTTCAGA ATGCTCACAAGATGAGTTATTTGAAAATTGTAGAGGACTTGATAATGTTGAATCTAATGGACTCGGCAAAAAGAGGGCATGTATAGATGGCGATAAAAATGACTGTAGCATGCTTGATGCCAAGATTTTAAGAAGCACAAAGCATTTGATTAAGGTCCTCCCCAGAAGATCCATGCGGCTGATTTCCAAG
- the LOC107910599 gene encoding uncharacterized protein isoform X5: MQNQRLVSMTSGERLYGIQEAGHPLSLKLQLQPGASLNTLRDAGKDHYGLISCPLDRCNGGNYSQAVQCNALGCCTGDKFYHKDGGGGGSILFQQRPHSHFVSQYDDSGFKNKEFQTISSNRDCLSLSRDRRMNDMPQIGHEDTGVAACFDGPFFPSSINTSTVSPPSFQFHVSSEEGINLYVDLNSNPSEWIEKLKSEVSICQDMSHCKSKTSPKELGRFGESSKQMERSFQLNVDTGEMKDDFIHSGLPPNLIIKETSSLQFDHPDGDNGSFDSAVMVPCGRAVDLSEHLEGDRGLTLVRAHPDSQEQIISAIAPCAKDRCLVAPNSNINSLREKLGGDAALNISNGPLSLLRKENEICENSTPQSSCHLVSSGRMVPGCQPDGSLLMQKPEDVVHQKDALYSPGDNGEFVDLVDPKHKFYADQGGLAGSTDLNQGTFRTRLPTLVEEQDKSKINNWGESSECSQDELFENCRGLDNVESNGLGKKRACIDGDKNDCSMLDAKILRSTKHLIKVLPRRSMRLISKVQFCAFLCHAIICGIFPLVK, from the exons ATGCAGAACCAGAGATTGGTTTCAATGACATCGGGGGAAAGATTATATGGAATTCAAGAGGCTGGACATCCTTTGTCCCTGAAACTACAACTGCAACCTGGAGCATCATTAAACACTTTAAGGGATGCTGGAAAAG ATCACTATGGACTCATCTCTTGTCCCCTAGACAGGTGTAATGGAGGGAACTATTCTCAAGCTGTTCAATGTAATGCATTGGGTTGTTGCACAGGGGATAAATTTTATCATAAG GACGGTGGTGGTGGTGGCTCTATTTTGTTCCAGCAAAGACCACATTCTCATTTTGTTAGTCAGTATGATGACAGTGGTTTTAAGAATAAAGAGTTCCAAACTATAAGCTCCAATAGAGATTGTTTGAGTCTCTCGAGAGATAGAAGGATGAATGATATGCCTCAAATTGGACATGAAGACACGGGTGTTGCTGCATGTTTTGATGGgcctttctttccttcttccaTAAACACTTCAACTGTTTCCCCCCCTTCTTTTCAGTTTCATGTCAGTTCAGAAGAGGGGATCAACCTTTATGTTGATTTAAATTCAAACCCATCAGAGTGGATTGAGAAGCTGAAAAGTGAGGTTTCAATATGCCAGGACATGTCCCATTGCAAGTCTAAGACTTCTCCTAAGGAGCTTGGGCGCTTTGGGGAAAGTAGTAAACAGATGGAGAGATCTTTTCAGTTGAATGTAGATACTGGGGAAATGAAAGATGACTTTATACACTCTGGATTACCCCCAAATTTGATCATAAAAGAAACAAGTTCATTGCAGTTTGATCATCCTGATGGAGATAATGGATCCTTTGACTCAGCTGTAATGGTACCATGTGGCAGAGCTGTAGATTTGTCAGAGCATTTAGAAGGAGATCGAGGACTGACCTTAGTTAGAGCTCATCCTGATTCTCAGGAGCAAATAATTTCTGCTATTGCACCATGTGCTAAAGATAGGTGTTTGGTAGCCcctaattcaaatattaattctCTTAGGGAGAAGTTAGGTGGTGATGCTgcattaaatatatcaaatggtccTCTGAGTCTTCTGAGGAAggaaaatgaaatatgtgaaaattctACCCCACAAAGCAGTTGTCATCTTGTAAGTTCTGGTCGAATGGTTCCTGGATGCCAGCCAGATGGTTCATTACTGATGCAAAAGCCTGAAGATGTGGTTCACCAGAAAGATGCATTATATTCGCCTGGTGATAATGGTGAATTTGTGGATTTAGTTGATCCAAAGCATAAGTTTTATGCAGACCAAGGTGGGCTAGCAGGCTCAACTGATCTCAATCAAGGGACTTTTAGGACCCGACTGCCTACATTAGTTGAAGAACAG GATAAGAGCAAAATTAATAATTGGGGAGAGAGTTCAGA ATGCTCACAAGATGAGTTATTTGAAAATTGTAGAGGACTTGATAATGTTGAATCTAATGGACTCGGCAAAAAGAGGGCATGTATAGATGGCGATAAAAATGACTGTAGCATGCTTGATGCCAAGATTTTAAGAAGCACAAAGCATTTGATTAAGGTCCTCCCCAGAAGATCCATGCGGCTGATTTCCAAGGTTCAGTTTTGTGCTTTCCTTTGTCATGCAATTATTTGTGGCATTTTCCCCCTAGTGAAATAA